One Mesotoga sp. UBA6090 genomic window carries:
- a CDS encoding Bug family tripartite tricarboxylate transporter substrate binding protein, whose protein sequence is MKKVLLFSLVLVLTVSILASYPTKAVTLVIPWAAGGITDRVGRAFAPYLEKQLGVSVIVLNQPGASGAIGTDFAYSKPADGYTLLLSAETPGVFRVMGTGKLGFDNFEGIIMLVEDMKVVVVPGNSPYQTMDELVSAIKENPGKIKMSYSGPGASGHIQGLLLKEVGLDVSMTPFGGGSPAMLATISGQVDFTFGNIGTVLDYLKTGDLRALAVYTKDERSAAIPEVPPIADAIPEMARYLPLTFPNCILVKEGTSPEVKEFILEAAQKAVQDAGWLEFTEGSFYNRMHDVQGDAVIDYWNRWTSIVTWLLYDAGVAPNSPADFGIERF, encoded by the coding sequence GTGAAGAAAGTTCTTCTGTTTTCGCTAGTTCTTGTTCTTACAGTATCGATCCTTGCGTCATATCCAACAAAAGCCGTTACTTTGGTTATCCCGTGGGCAGCCGGCGGTATTACCGACAGAGTGGGAAGGGCATTTGCTCCTTATCTTGAAAAGCAGCTGGGTGTTTCGGTGATTGTGCTGAACCAACCGGGCGCCTCTGGAGCCATTGGTACGGATTTTGCATACTCCAAACCGGCAGACGGTTATACACTGCTTCTGTCTGCAGAGACTCCAGGAGTTTTCAGAGTTATGGGAACGGGCAAACTTGGTTTCGATAACTTCGAAGGTATTATTATGCTGGTAGAAGACATGAAAGTGGTCGTCGTTCCGGGCAACTCACCGTATCAGACTATGGATGAACTCGTTAGCGCAATTAAGGAGAACCCCGGAAAGATCAAGATGTCATACTCAGGTCCGGGAGCCAGCGGACACATCCAGGGGCTTCTGTTGAAAGAGGTCGGGCTTGATGTTTCCATGACCCCGTTCGGCGGCGGCAGCCCTGCCATGCTTGCAACAATAAGCGGTCAGGTTGATTTTACATTCGGAAATATCGGTACGGTTCTCGACTATTTGAAGACTGGCGACCTTAGGGCCCTTGCAGTTTACACAAAGGATGAAAGATCCGCCGCAATCCCAGAAGTGCCGCCAATCGCCGATGCGATTCCTGAAATGGCGCGTTACCTGCCTTTGACCTTCCCGAACTGTATCCTTGTTAAAGAGGGTACTTCGCCTGAAGTCAAAGAATTTATTCTAGAAGCTGCTCAGAAAGCCGTTCAAGATGCCGGATGGCTAGAATTCACTGAAGGAAGCTTCTATAACAGAATGCACGACGTACAGGGCGACGCTGTTATCGACTACTGGAATCGCTGGACTTCAATCGTCACATGGCTTCTTTATGACGCCGGCGTAGCTCCAAATAGTCCCGCAGACTTTGGAATAGAAAGATTCTGA
- a CDS encoding MFS transporter — MNKNESVLSTSGSKLSIYALLVSAYFFSYFFRVSASVSLPIVSAEWGMSASLVGFISSLYFYAYAFMQPISGALNDRFGPLKIVSFGMLTSGIGALLFGFATNPVMLGAGRLLTGLGLAPMLSGVLVFQSHSFHRDKYSFFSGITYTLGNFGAVISVAPLAFALDRFGRRNVFMLLAVLNFALAASLIILRRKDPVTTAGNATERSSFLDNLKDSFRKILKSRQLKLMLILWGTSFGALMALQGLWSVTWYQSAYGVSYGTASLWSTLISIGVMVGNLAGAYIARPAKLRLMAISISCVSYGAAWIVFWLSMKSHFPIPVPGIAGFFLGFCAGVTYDHLTAGVNDLAVKGRGGSLFGGMNLFTFISVIIFQSGTGFLVQRFSSSGGAEAEIKAFNSTFGIVTLLVIISLVALPFLKSFSEQRGDAL, encoded by the coding sequence ATGAATAAAAACGAATCTGTTTTGTCGACCTCTGGCAGCAAACTTTCGATATACGCTCTGCTTGTTTCGGCGTATTTCTTCTCTTACTTTTTTAGAGTCTCGGCTTCTGTGAGCCTTCCGATAGTCTCTGCGGAATGGGGGATGAGCGCTTCTCTTGTGGGCTTCATATCTAGTTTGTATTTCTATGCGTATGCCTTTATGCAGCCGATAAGCGGGGCTCTGAACGATAGGTTTGGCCCACTCAAGATTGTTTCCTTTGGTATGCTTACGTCTGGAATTGGAGCTCTTCTCTTTGGCTTCGCAACGAACCCTGTGATGCTCGGCGCGGGGAGGTTGCTGACTGGACTGGGCCTTGCTCCGATGCTCTCCGGGGTTCTCGTATTTCAATCGCACTCTTTTCACAGGGACAAGTACTCTTTCTTCTCCGGCATAACCTACACTCTCGGGAATTTTGGAGCGGTGATTTCCGTTGCCCCGCTTGCCTTTGCTCTCGATCGCTTCGGAAGAAGAAACGTTTTCATGCTGCTAGCAGTTCTCAACTTCGCGCTTGCGGCCTCGCTGATAATTCTGAGAAGAAAAGATCCAGTGACAACGGCAGGCAACGCGACTGAGAGAAGCAGCTTCCTTGACAACTTGAAGGATTCTTTCAGAAAGATCTTAAAGTCACGACAGCTGAAACTGATGCTGATACTATGGGGGACTTCTTTCGGCGCTTTAATGGCTTTGCAGGGACTCTGGTCCGTTACATGGTACCAGTCGGCATACGGTGTATCGTACGGAACGGCCAGTCTCTGGTCTACGCTGATAAGCATCGGTGTAATGGTAGGAAATTTAGCTGGGGCATATATAGCAAGACCAGCAAAACTGAGGCTGATGGCGATTAGCATCTCATGTGTATCTTACGGAGCAGCGTGGATTGTATTCTGGTTGTCTATGAAGAGCCATTTTCCGATTCCCGTGCCCGGAATCGCTGGATTCTTCCTAGGTTTCTGCGCGGGCGTTACCTACGACCATCTGACTGCCGGAGTGAATGATCTCGCTGTGAAAGGACGCGGAGGCTCTCTCTTTGGAGGAATGAATCTCTTCACTTTCATATCGGTGATCATATTTCAGTCTGGAACGGGATTTCTCGTTCAACGTTTCTCATCATCCGGTGGAGCTGAAGCTGAAATAAAGGCATTCAATTCGACTTTTGGGATAGTGACGTTGCTGGTTATAATAAGTCTAGTAGCGCTGCCTTTTCTGAAATCCTTTTCCGAGCAGAGAGGTGATGCACTGTAA
- a CDS encoding LacI family DNA-binding transcriptional regulator has protein sequence MKQVADYAGLSAATVSRVINASRPVREDLHTRVWEAVKKLNYRPNVAARFMKGQTTNTIGMLVPDVSHPFFSAMIAGAILKAQEIEHVIIISTADGKREIEKAAIDSLARTVVDGLIYCPVSTGDPLPEIESFKDLPIVVVGRRNVFESKPHVYADNVKGGYLATRYLLRLGRKRVGFLAGFWSTPCTVNNIREVASSKEAGKYTTLDRYTGYRRALDEEGIEYDPSLVVLCGYSYEAGYEAARELLERMTEVDSVIAANDLVAAGVIAFFTDQGVNVPDQISVVGYDNNLIAPITIPTLTSVDQDPRTLGSESVVALSKILSGKDVSDTIIDVKLTIRNSTSVMHH, from the coding sequence ATAAAGCAGGTTGCTGATTACGCCGGGCTCTCGGCGGCAACGGTTTCGAGGGTTATCAACGCTTCGAGACCTGTGAGAGAGGACCTTCACACCAGGGTTTGGGAGGCCGTCAAGAAGCTCAACTACAGGCCCAACGTTGCCGCAAGATTCATGAAAGGCCAGACAACCAACACGATAGGAATGCTCGTGCCGGATGTATCACACCCCTTTTTCAGTGCTATGATTGCCGGGGCGATCTTGAAGGCTCAGGAAATAGAGCACGTGATAATAATCTCGACTGCCGACGGAAAAAGAGAAATCGAAAAGGCCGCGATCGACAGCCTTGCAAGGACCGTTGTGGATGGCCTCATCTATTGTCCGGTCTCCACGGGAGACCCGCTTCCCGAAATAGAGAGTTTCAAAGATCTCCCAATTGTAGTTGTCGGAAGAAGAAATGTCTTCGAATCAAAGCCCCACGTCTATGCCGATAACGTGAAAGGTGGCTATCTTGCCACCCGGTACCTCCTGAGACTCGGCAGAAAGAGAGTAGGATTTCTTGCCGGCTTCTGGTCAACTCCCTGTACTGTAAACAATATAAGAGAAGTAGCTTCCAGCAAAGAGGCGGGCAAATACACAACCCTCGATAGATATACAGGATACAGGAGGGCTCTTGATGAAGAGGGTATAGAATACGATCCTTCTCTCGTAGTGTTGTGTGGATACAGTTACGAGGCAGGCTATGAAGCAGCAAGAGAGTTGTTGGAGAGAATGACTGAGGTTGATTCGGTCATCGCCGCGAACGACCTGGTGGCGGCCGGAGTGATAGCCTTCTTCACTGATCAAGGCGTGAATGTCCCCGATCAGATATCAGTGGTAGGCTATGACAACAACCTGATTGCCCCTATAACGATTCCAACGCTTACATCCGTCGACCAAGATCCTAGAACCCTGGGGTCGGAATCGGTCGTCGCTCTATCGAAAATACTGTCTGGAAAGGATGTCTCTGACACAATCATCGATGTCAAGCTTACGATAAGAAACTCCACAAGCGTAATGCATCACTGA